The Osmerus eperlanus chromosome 1, fOsmEpe2.1, whole genome shotgun sequence genome includes the window ATTCCAGACCAGCGAGAGACCAGACCACACCAGGTaacagggagagaccagaccaAAGAGAGACCAGATCAGACCAAagagagaccagaccagagagaGGTGCGCGGGGTCCCCAGTCAGGGCTGATGGCTGGAGCCTGGGACACCAGCTGTTCTGAAGACAACCTCTGAGAGCCCAGCAGAGGGCCGCGCTTCACCTGGAAACACCGCTCAGGTAGGCACCGTACCACaggacactcactcacacacacacacacaggcacacacttactgtcacacacacgtttgtttcTCATCCAGgtgtacacacacctgcaaccaGAGCTGTGCTGATACTCATACcatagcgcacacacaccctcctgagtgatatgtgtgtgtgtgtttgtgtatgtttgtgtgcgcccatgtgtgtgtgtgcccatgtgtgtgtgtgtgtgtgtgtgtgtgcgcgtgcgtgtcccAGGTCGCGAGCCCATGAAGTCGTTCACGCTGGTCCTGCTCCTTGTGATCGGCGCCCGGGCTGCGGTCCCTATGGTAACCACGGGAGGGGCGtccgcctgtctctctgcctccaagCTGCAGccgcaggaagaggaggggcctaACCTGACCTCCGCCCCCACCATTGACCCCAAACTCTTCGCCAAGCGGCGCTACCGCTCACCCCTGGTCCTTTTCAGCGACAAGCCCCCGGAGGCGGGGCCTGCGGGCGgccagggggcggggcctgggggcagggccaggaggagggcGGAGTCTCCGCTTCACGAGTCCAGAGGCCCCCTCAATGTGTGCGAGAGCATCAGCTTGTGGGTGGGCAACAAGACCCGCGCCACAGACATCAAGGGCAACGAGGTGACGGTCCTGCCAGACGTGAAGATCAACAACGTCAACAAGAAGCAGTTCTTCTTCGAGACCATCTGCCACAGCGAGCGGGCCGGGCGCGTAGGCTGCCGAGGCATCGACGGCCGCCACTGGAACTCCCTgtgcacaaactcacacacgttTGTGCGTGCGCTCACCACCTTCCAGAACCTGGTGGGCTGGAGGCTCATACGCATCAACGTGGCCTGCGAGTGTGTGCTCAGCCGCAAGTCATGGAAACACTGACcgatgctaacacacacacagatacacacacacacacacacacacacacacacagagatacacacacacacagacatatacacacacacagagagatacacacacacagacatatacacacacacacatatacacacacacacagacatatacacacacacaccgagacacacacacacacagacatatacacacacacacagagatacacacacacagacatatacacacacatatacacacacacacagacatata containing:
- the ngfb gene encoding nerve growth factor, which encodes MKSFTLVLLLVIGARAAVPMVTTGGASACLSASKLQPQEEEGPNLTSAPTIDPKLFAKRRYRSPLVLFSDKPPEAGPAGGQGAGPGGRARRRAESPLHESRGPLNVCESISLWVGNKTRATDIKGNEVTVLPDVKINNVNKKQFFFETICHSERAGRVGCRGIDGRHWNSLCTNSHTFVRALTTFQNLVGWRLIRINVACECVLSRKSWKH